From the Clostridium sp. Marseille-P299 genome, one window contains:
- a CDS encoding LrgB family protein has protein sequence MNEFFGNSLFFGVGISLLGYEIGMLLKKKLKLAIFNPLLISILFVMLVLSVLKIDYSSYNEGAKYLSYLLTPATVCLAIPLYEQMELLKHNIKAILIGIASGVLTSLVSVLLLCTLFNFTHEQYVTLLPKSITTAIGMGVSEELGGIVTITVAVIIITGVFGNMMAEAICKIFRITHPIAKGLSIGTSSHAVGTAKALEMGEIEGAMSSLSIAVAGLLTVIGASLFMNFI, from the coding sequence ATGAATGAGTTTTTTGGAAATTCCCTCTTTTTTGGTGTCGGAATTAGTTTATTAGGTTATGAAATTGGAATGTTATTAAAGAAGAAGTTAAAATTAGCAATATTTAACCCTCTTTTAATATCCATACTCTTTGTAATGTTGGTATTATCGGTTTTAAAAATTGACTATAGTTCTTACAATGAAGGTGCAAAATACCTTAGCTATTTGTTAACACCAGCTACGGTCTGTCTTGCAATACCTCTTTATGAGCAAATGGAACTTTTAAAACATAACATAAAAGCGATTCTTATTGGAATAGCATCTGGAGTTTTAACAAGCCTTGTAAGTGTATTGCTTTTATGTACCTTATTTAATTTTACCCATGAGCAATACGTGACGTTACTACCAAAGTCGATTACAACAGCGATAGGAATGGGTGTTTCAGAAGAACTTGGTGGAATCGTAACCATAACAGTTGCAGTTATCATCATAACTGGTGTGTTTGGAAACATGATGGCTGAGGCAATTTGTAAAATATTTCGCATCACACATCCAATCGCGAAAGGTCTTTCCATTGGTACTTCATCACATGCAGTAGGAACTGCCAAAGCATTAGAGATGGGTGAAATTGAAGGAGCTATGAGTAGTTTATCCATTGCTGTAGCTGGTTTATTAACCGTAATTGGAGCCTCTTTGTTTATGAATTTCATTTAA